Proteins encoded in a region of the uncultured Erythrobacter sp. genome:
- a CDS encoding cytochrome P450: MATMAPERPKVRTSPTAYQALKAHFEKHPEERPQHSHKWDVSRSDIYFEDRWQPIFKEMQDAGPLHYIPESPYGPYWAVVGHKAIQHIEALPETFSSSWEHGGITILERLSEEELEESTADRRELPMFIAMDRPQHTGQRRTVAPKFTPSAMTDMEKEIRRRTGELLNTLPRGEVFDWVDTVSIELTTGMLAILFGFPWEDRRMLTFWSDWSGDTELATVRELDELRWELLHEMGAYFQSLWIERTMDKEPGNDLISMMIHSEAMNQMRPEEFIGNLVLLIVGGNDTTRNSMSGFIHALDKFPDQRKLFEENPEIIPNTVQEMLRVQTPLAHMRRTCTEDTEVFGKTIKKGDKVVLWYLAANHEEEIFPDPHKLDLNRENARRHIAFGYGIHRCVGARLAELQLRVLLEEMHKRRMRVHVAGDVERVRANFVHGFRKLEVEITEF; encoded by the coding sequence ATGGCGACAATGGCCCCAGAACGTCCAAAGGTGCGCACCAGCCCTACGGCTTACCAGGCGCTGAAGGCGCATTTCGAAAAGCACCCTGAAGAACGCCCGCAGCATTCGCACAAATGGGACGTCAGCCGCAGCGACATCTACTTTGAGGACCGCTGGCAGCCGATCTTCAAGGAAATGCAGGACGCAGGGCCGCTGCACTACATCCCGGAAAGCCCCTACGGCCCCTATTGGGCAGTCGTCGGCCACAAGGCGATCCAGCATATCGAAGCACTGCCCGAGACTTTCTCGTCCAGCTGGGAACATGGCGGGATCACGATCCTCGAACGGCTGAGCGAAGAAGAGCTTGAAGAAAGCACTGCCGATCGCCGCGAATTGCCGATGTTCATCGCGATGGATCGGCCACAGCACACGGGCCAGCGCCGTACGGTCGCGCCCAAATTCACGCCAAGCGCGATGACCGACATGGAAAAGGAAATCCGCCGGCGGACAGGCGAATTGCTCAACACGCTGCCGCGCGGCGAGGTCTTCGATTGGGTCGACACGGTCTCGATCGAACTCACCACCGGAATGCTGGCAATCCTGTTCGGTTTCCCTTGGGAAGATCGCCGGATGCTGACTTTTTGGTCCGATTGGTCCGGGGACACCGAACTCGCCACGGTTCGCGAACTCGACGAATTGCGCTGGGAACTCCTCCACGAAATGGGTGCCTATTTCCAGTCGCTGTGGATCGAGCGGACAATGGACAAGGAGCCGGGCAACGATCTCATTTCGATGATGATCCACTCCGAAGCCATGAACCAGATGCGACCGGAGGAATTCATCGGCAATCTCGTGCTGCTTATCGTCGGTGGCAACGATACAACCCGCAATTCGATGAGCGGGTTCATTCACGCGCTCGACAAATTTCCCGATCAGCGCAAACTGTTTGAGGAAAATCCCGAAATCATCCCCAATACGGTGCAGGAAATGCTGCGGGTTCAGACCCCGCTTGCGCATATGCGCCGCACCTGCACCGAAGACACCGAAGTGTTCGGGAAGACGATCAAGAAGGGCGACAAGGTTGTGCTGTGGTATCTCGCGGCCAATCACGAAGAAGAAATCTTCCCGGATCCCCACAAGCTTGACCTAAACCGTGAAAACGCCCGTCGGCATATCGCGTTCGGCTATGGCATCCACCGCTGCGTTGGTGCGCGCCTGGCCGAGCTGCAATTGCGCGTCCTGCTTGAGGAAATGCACAAGCGGCGGATGCGTGTGCATGTTGCGGGCGACGTTGAGCGGGTTCGGGCAAACTTCGTCCACGGTTTCCGCAAGCTTGAGGTCGAAATCACCGAATTCTGA
- a CDS encoding ABC transporter permease, producing MSDFDQATVVANPRLSRLEAAWVIARRDFIAVLFSRAFLFFLIGPLFPVIVGGLAGSIGKQVSVQAVSTEIGIAMSTENNAKILAAREQLVGELGGGLPELREVPEAQSEPDFDAKEFLDQRRGNYAAIVTGTPEAPELVGTEGQVNRWEGPIGLIAAASLRAAPTEFPAINQTIVASSAASERSTRTRTAQAAQMVLFLLTMLLAGMVLSNLAEEKGNKIIEILAAAIPMDAVFMGKLFAMLGVSFVGIAVWGVAGWGFWTVAEDAIITVTNTDFANLPGPAVGWPLFIALGIVYFSMAYLLLGALFLTIGAMANTVREVQTMSMPVTMMQLMVFFLAAYTITQPGSALEMFAMIFPLSSPFAMLARAALDETLWTHAAAIAWQAVAVVILVKGGSMLFRKRVMKSGGAGHDKTKRRKWGFGSRGSANATAEPAE from the coding sequence ATGAGCGATTTCGATCAAGCCACAGTCGTCGCCAATCCGCGCCTCTCGCGGCTCGAGGCCGCCTGGGTCATCGCCCGGCGCGATTTCATCGCCGTGCTGTTCAGCCGCGCCTTCCTGTTCTTTCTGATCGGGCCGCTTTTCCCGGTGATCGTCGGTGGCCTCGCGGGGAGCATCGGCAAGCAAGTCTCCGTCCAAGCGGTCAGCACCGAAATCGGCATCGCCATGAGCACCGAGAACAACGCCAAGATCCTCGCTGCACGCGAACAGCTTGTCGGCGAATTAGGCGGAGGATTGCCTGAGCTGCGCGAAGTGCCCGAGGCCCAGAGCGAGCCGGACTTCGACGCCAAGGAATTCCTCGATCAACGACGCGGCAACTACGCAGCCATCGTCACGGGAACGCCTGAAGCGCCTGAACTCGTCGGCACCGAGGGCCAGGTGAACCGCTGGGAAGGTCCGATCGGGCTAATAGCCGCAGCATCGCTTCGGGCCGCGCCTACCGAATTTCCTGCGATCAACCAGACCATCGTTGCCAGCAGCGCGGCATCGGAACGCTCGACCCGGACCCGCACCGCACAGGCAGCGCAAATGGTGCTCTTCCTGCTGACAATGCTGCTCGCGGGCATGGTCCTATCCAACCTCGCCGAGGAAAAGGGCAACAAGATCATCGAAATCCTTGCCGCCGCCATCCCGATGGACGCGGTGTTCATGGGCAAGCTGTTTGCGATGCTGGGTGTTTCCTTTGTCGGGATCGCTGTGTGGGGCGTTGCGGGATGGGGCTTCTGGACCGTGGCCGAGGACGCGATCATCACGGTGACCAACACCGATTTCGCCAATCTTCCCGGCCCGGCGGTGGGTTGGCCGCTCTTCATTGCACTTGGCATCGTCTATTTTTCGATGGCGTACCTGCTTCTGGGAGCGCTGTTCCTGACGATCGGCGCGATGGCGAACACGGTTCGCGAAGTGCAAACCATGTCGATGCCTGTGACGATGATGCAGCTGATGGTGTTCTTCCTCGCCGCCTATACGATCACACAGCCCGGATCCGCGCTCGAGATGTTTGCGATGATCTTCCCACTGTCCTCGCCTTTCGCGATGCTGGCACGCGCCGCTCTTGACGAGACATTGTGGACGCATGCTGCGGCGATTGCGTGGCAAGCGGTGGCGGTCGTCATCCTAGTCAAAGGCGGGTCGATGTTGTTCCGCAAACGCGTGATGAAATCGGGCGGCGCAGGGCACGACAAGACCAAGCGCCGCAAGTGGGGCTTTGGGTCACGCGGCAGCGCGAACGCTACGGCGGAGCCAGCGGAATAG
- a CDS encoding ABC transporter ATP-binding protein, whose amino-acid sequence MSASNRAAPPSEIRKLAIEARGLVKRFDGTLAVAGVDLSVPEGAIYGVLGPNGAGKTTTLRMLLGIIDPDEGVRRIFGHDRPHEIGRLIGYLPEERGLYPAMKAIEAIAFMGALRGLPLAEGRKRGLELLERHDLSHAADRQIRQLSKGMAQTVQLLGTLVHQPKLVVLDEPFSGLDAINQGKLERMIRALAEDGVTVIFSTHVIHHAERLCEGVAIIAGGKVPYAGSVEAARDRIPAQVRLETRAREGGWTSALPEDARREGDFFYFSLPETGVEPLLKQLIDGEAGILSLSIERAGLHDAFVAIAGEAAARQLEADQAGEAV is encoded by the coding sequence ATGTCGGCGAGCAATCGGGCCGCACCCCCTTCTGAAATCCGCAAGCTCGCAATCGAGGCGCGCGGACTGGTGAAACGCTTCGACGGCACCTTGGCGGTGGCAGGCGTGGACCTGTCGGTGCCCGAAGGCGCGATCTACGGCGTGCTCGGACCCAATGGCGCGGGCAAGACCACCACATTGCGCATGTTGCTCGGCATTATCGACCCGGACGAAGGCGTACGCCGCATTTTCGGGCATGATCGTCCGCACGAAATCGGCCGCTTGATCGGATACCTGCCAGAAGAGCGCGGACTGTATCCGGCGATGAAAGCGATTGAAGCGATTGCCTTCATGGGGGCGCTGCGCGGGCTGCCACTGGCCGAAGGGCGCAAGCGCGGACTGGAATTGCTCGAACGCCACGATCTCAGTCACGCAGCAGATCGCCAGATCCGCCAGCTGTCGAAAGGCATGGCGCAGACCGTGCAATTGCTCGGAACCTTGGTTCACCAACCGAAACTGGTGGTACTCGACGAACCGTTTTCCGGCCTCGATGCGATCAACCAGGGCAAGCTGGAGCGTATGATCCGCGCCTTGGCAGAAGACGGGGTCACGGTAATTTTCTCAACCCACGTCATCCACCATGCCGAGCGCCTGTGCGAAGGTGTCGCGATCATCGCCGGAGGCAAGGTGCCTTATGCGGGAAGCGTCGAAGCGGCACGCGACCGCATCCCGGCACAGGTACGCCTCGAAACCCGAGCGCGCGAAGGGGGTTGGACTTCGGCCCTGCCCGAAGACGCGCGGCGCGAGGGGGATTTCTTCTATTTCTCGCTGCCGGAAACCGGGGTCGAGCCCTTGCTCAAGCAACTCATCGACGGCGAGGCGGGTATTCTGTCGCTTTCGATCGAGCGCGCTGGCTTGCATGATGCATTCGTCGCCATCGCCGGTGAAGCAGCCGCTCGCCAGCTTGAGGCCGATCAGGCGGGAGAAGCGGTATGA
- the queG gene encoding tRNA epoxyqueuosine(34) reductase QueG, which produces MVNGAMTGDLTERIEEQARALGFAACGIASAGEDPVRAERLEQWLGEGHHGSMEWMEARAHHRRSPQGLWPEAQSVIALGMSYAPAHDPMALEAHRDRARISVYAQGKDYHDVVKKRLKALARWLVVERPEAQVKVFVDTAPVMEKPLGEAAGVGWQGKHTNLVSPEHGSWLFLGAIYTTLNLSPSQPQRDQCGSCRACLDSCPTDAFPSAYQLDARRCISYLTIEHKGPIAEEFREALGNRIYGCDDCLAVCPWNKFAQTANAARAYLPRAELTAPKLAELLALDDAGFRKVFSGSPIKRIGRNRFVRNCLYSAGNSGDANLIAPVEALQRDPDPVVAEAAEWALARLRA; this is translated from the coding sequence ATGGTTAACGGCGCGATGACAGGTGATCTTACGGAGCGGATCGAAGAGCAGGCACGGGCACTGGGTTTTGCTGCCTGCGGGATCGCGAGCGCGGGCGAAGATCCGGTGCGGGCCGAGCGCCTCGAACAATGGCTGGGCGAAGGCCACCACGGCTCGATGGAGTGGATGGAAGCACGCGCGCACCATCGCCGTTCGCCGCAAGGGCTGTGGCCTGAAGCGCAGAGCGTGATCGCGCTCGGCATGAGCTATGCCCCCGCGCATGATCCTATGGCGCTGGAAGCACACCGGGATCGCGCAAGGATATCGGTCTATGCGCAGGGCAAGGACTATCATGATGTCGTGAAAAAGCGGCTGAAGGCGCTGGCCCGGTGGCTTGTGGTGGAACGGCCAGAGGCGCAGGTGAAAGTCTTCGTGGACACCGCGCCAGTGATGGAAAAGCCGCTCGGCGAAGCAGCTGGCGTTGGCTGGCAGGGCAAGCACACAAATCTCGTCAGCCCCGAGCATGGCAGTTGGCTGTTTCTCGGCGCGATCTACACGACACTGAATCTGTCACCGTCGCAGCCGCAGCGCGATCAATGCGGTTCGTGCCGCGCCTGTCTGGACAGCTGTCCCACGGACGCCTTCCCGAGCGCCTATCAGCTCGATGCGCGGCGCTGCATTTCGTACCTCACAATCGAGCACAAAGGCCCGATTGCCGAGGAATTCCGCGAAGCGCTGGGCAACCGCATCTATGGCTGCGACGATTGTCTCGCGGTTTGCCCCTGGAACAAGTTTGCCCAAACCGCCAACGCGGCGCGGGCATACCTCCCACGCGCCGAGCTGACCGCGCCAAAACTCGCCGAATTGCTGGCACTCGACGACGCCGGATTTCGCAAAGTGTTCTCAGGTTCGCCGATCAAACGGATCGGACGCAATCGGTTCGTCCGCAATTGTCTCTATTCGGCTGGCAACAGCGGCGATGCAAACCTGATTGCCCCGGTCGAGGCGTTGCAGCGCGATCCCGATCCCGTCGTGGCCGAGGCAGCGGAATGGGCGCTTGCTAGACTGCGCGCCTAA
- a CDS encoding FAD-dependent oxidoreductase encodes MVSEGNGSAGQADVVIVGTGHGGAQAAIALRQKGHEGSIMMIGRDSAPPYERPPLSKEYLAGDKGFERIMIRPEKFWADKDIELRLGSGVAEIDWMAHTVTLSDGNTIGYRKLIWSGGGDPRRLPCTGANRKNVFYVRDKRDADAMMAALEAGAKQAVVIGGGYIGLEAAAVLRKLGCGVTLVETESRVLKRVAGEELSRFYEEEHRRQGVEIRLERGVTEVVGEDRLATGVKLDNDEILPCDMVVVGIGIVPAVAPLIAAGAAGSNGVDVDFCCRTSLDDIYAIGDCAAHANPYADQAVIRLESVQNAHDMANTVAKAIMGDKEPYHALPWFWSNQYDLKLQTAGLSLGYDATVLRGDPESRKFTVVYLKEGRPIAFDCVGTMKDYVQGRKLLEKGIEKVDPELLADTDVPLKELI; translated from the coding sequence ATGGTGAGTGAGGGAAACGGGTCGGCTGGGCAGGCTGACGTTGTGATTGTCGGCACCGGCCATGGCGGTGCGCAGGCTGCGATCGCGCTGCGGCAAAAGGGGCATGAAGGTTCGATCATGATGATCGGGCGCGATTCCGCCCCTCCGTATGAGCGCCCTCCGCTCTCAAAAGAATACCTCGCAGGCGACAAGGGTTTCGAGCGGATCATGATCCGCCCCGAGAAATTCTGGGCCGACAAAGATATCGAATTGCGGCTTGGCAGCGGTGTCGCGGAAATCGACTGGATGGCGCACACGGTGACGCTCTCCGACGGAAACACCATTGGCTACCGCAAGCTGATCTGGTCGGGTGGGGGCGACCCGCGCAGGCTCCCATGCACCGGCGCAAATCGGAAGAACGTCTTTTACGTCCGGGACAAGCGTGATGCCGATGCGATGATGGCCGCGCTGGAGGCAGGTGCCAAACAAGCGGTGGTGATCGGTGGCGGCTACATCGGACTGGAAGCGGCGGCCGTGCTTCGCAAGCTTGGTTGCGGCGTAACACTGGTTGAAACCGAAAGCCGGGTCTTGAAGCGCGTTGCGGGCGAAGAGCTATCCCGTTTCTACGAGGAAGAGCACCGCCGCCAAGGCGTCGAAATCAGGCTTGAACGCGGCGTGACCGAAGTGGTCGGTGAGGACAGGCTGGCAACCGGCGTCAAGCTCGACAATGACGAGATATTGCCGTGCGACATGGTGGTGGTGGGAATCGGAATCGTTCCGGCGGTCGCGCCGCTGATCGCAGCTGGTGCCGCTGGCTCCAACGGGGTCGATGTCGATTTTTGCTGCCGCACATCGCTCGACGATATCTACGCGATCGGCGACTGCGCCGCGCACGCCAACCCCTATGCAGACCAGGCGGTGATCAGGCTCGAATCGGTCCAGAACGCGCATGACATGGCGAACACCGTGGCGAAGGCGATCATGGGCGACAAAGAGCCATATCACGCGCTCCCTTGGTTCTGGTCCAACCAGTATGATCTCAAGCTGCAGACCGCAGGCCTAAGTCTGGGATACGATGCGACCGTGCTGCGCGGCGATCCGGAAAGTCGCAAATTCACCGTGGTCTACCTGAAAGAAGGGCGCCCCATCGCATTCGACTGCGTGGGCACGATGAAGGACTATGTGCAGGGCCGCAAACTGCTCGAGAAGGGGATCGAGAAAGTCGATCCGGAGCTGTTGGCCGACACAGACGTGCCGCTCAAGGAACTGATTTAG